GACCGGGGTTTGGTCTGTTCGCGCGAATCTTGACGATTTTAACAGGCTTTTCGGTGATGACGGAGAGGGCTATGGCGGTCCTCAGTATCTGCCCCCCACCCTCGCCGTAGGAACCGTCTATCACTATCATCTCTCCCACCGTTAGGAGTTTCGATGGGAACGCTAAAAATTTTGCCGAAAGGCTTTTACTCGGTGAAGCCAACTCCAAGCGGTGTGAGTATGGACGAACTTGAGTTCTGCATCAAGAGCATGAGCTATCCCCTGGGCATGCCCATCGAGAACCTCCGGAGGGAGAGGGGCCCCGTTGCCACGATTTCGGGAGATACACTGGTTGTACCGGAAGCTCCTCTGGCGGTCGGGTGTTACCTCACTGCGCTGGTCGTCTTCGCAAGTCTCGACGTGGTGGACAGGAAACGCCTGAGTGACGATTACCAGAGGTTCGAAGAGTTCAGGCTGAAGATTCTGGGCTCAGAGCTGGGGAACGTCGTTGGGGACTACCTCAGAGAACCCTGGGAGTACATCCGGGTGGAGACCTCAACGGCCATAGACTGGCTGGAGTTCGAGAGGCGGGAAGAGAAGGTACGACCGTACCTCAAAAGAATCGTGGAGCTCAGGGAGAGAACTTCAGACCGCTCCGAGTTTCTGGCCAAGGCGGACTTTTTGAGTGAGCTGAGCGTTGAGGATGCTTTGCTCTTAAGCTACCTGTCCGGGGAAGCCGGGCTCAGGGAGCTTGTAAACGCCGCCCTCGGCAAGCACAACAGAGATTTCCGCGGGATGGTCGTTCGCTACTTCAAGGCCCTCCGAGGTTGAGCCTCACAGCGAGGGAAAGGGCCTCCTCAGGAGAAAGCCGCTTCCGTGCCATGAGGGCCCTGACCAGCCTGGCCAGGGCATCAACGTTTCTCAGATTCAGCCTCTCAGGAGGATAGTCAAGGAAACGCTCCGGCTCAACCCTGAAGCCCAGTCTCTCCGATAGCTCTGCCGCGAACTCCTCGACGGTGAGGGGCGGAAGGCGGACGATGGCGGGAAAATCCAAGGAGGAATACTTCCCTGCGTCCTTCGTTTCCACAACAATTGGAAAATCCCTCTCCTTTTCAAGCAGTTCGTAGACTTCCTTAAGCGGCGGCTCCCTTAGAAGAACCGTGTCTGGAGGGAGGACTTCTCCCAGCTCGGTTCCCCTCAGATTCTCGACGAGAACGTCAACGCCGAGCGAGAACACATCCAGTGGCTCGAACTCGGGAACGGGCTCTTCCTTCACATCCTCCCCCTTTTCGAAGGTTATGCGCTGATAGAGAGCCTCACTGACGAGCGTGAACTGGTAGATCCTCTCAACGCCCTCCAGGTAGAGAACCCCGTTGGAGAGTAGCCTGAGGCCGAGCCGGGCGAGGGAGGCGCTGAGCGAGGCCTCACTCTTCGTTGTTATCGCCTTCCTCTCCCCGACTTCCTCGCTCCCCCTGCTGACGAGACGGTAGTCGCCGGGGAAGAGGCCCTTGGCACTGAAGAACTCCTCAAGGGTCTGCTTTGCCTTCTCCTCGCTGACCGCGTAGACCTTGATGAATTCCACGTTTTCACCGCGGTCAACCCCTATCAGCACGACCGCGTCGTGCCTTTCCTTCGGAATCAGTATGTCCTCCATACCCATCGCCGGTTCGTTTCTGCTGATTTGATGACCAAAAATCGAGAGCGCGGGAAGTTGGGAGGCCTTCAGAGACCCTCTTTAGAGACGCTCGTTAGAGACACTCTTTAGAGACTCATTGCCCCCAGGAGCTCTCCGGTGTCGAGGTTGACTATCTGCACCTCCCTCTTCCTGGTGTCGAGCAGGGCGACGCTCTTCACTCCTGTAACGTAACCGCAGACCTCGCCGGGGTTGACGAGTATGGTCCTGCCCTCCTCGCGTATCTCGTAGCGGTGGGTGTGGCCGACTATGACAACGTCGTATAGCTTGCTCCTGGCAAGCGCACGGACGATGCGCTCGTCGGTGCCGTGGGTTACGGCTATCTTCATGCCGTCGGCCTCGATTTCCAGTATCTCGTCGTAGATGCCCAGCGCCTCGTAGAGGCCTTTCCTTTCGCCGTCGTTGTTGCCGAAAACACCCTTAAGGGGCGCCTTGAGCTTCTTGAGTTCCCTAGCAACGAATGGGGCAACGTAATCACCCGCATGAATGACCAGCTCAACGTTCCTCTCGTTGAACAGCTCGACCGCCTTTGCAATGGCGGGCAGGTTATCGTGGGTATCGCTCATTATCCCTATCAGCATGCCCTCACCCATGAGGATTACACCCTCAAGGCTTATAGGATTAACCGTGAAAATATGTGAAAACTCCCAGATTTTTTCATAGAAAATCCGGGCAAAAAACAATAGCAAAATTAATAGGTCTTTGGGAGGATGGGTATATTCGAGAGGGTGATGTCATGTTCACCGGTAGAGCCGTCATAGCGGTTAAAATCCTCCGTCCTCTGGGAGACTGGAGCGCCGGCGACGTCGTTCTCCTTGAGGACTGGAAGGCGAAGGAACTCTGGGAGGCCAAGATAGTCGAGGTTATCGATGAGACCGACAAGGTCATAGGAGAGATAGACCGCGCGATAGCGGAGGAGCGTGAGAACGAGCCCCTGATGCCCCTGCCTGCCGGACTGTACGAGAGGGCCGAGTTCTACATGTATTACCTGGAGAACTACGTGAGGATGAACGCCGGAGAGGGGATAGAGACAATAAACGTCAAACTGACCAAGCTCGCAAACCTGAAGAAGAAGCTGGAGCACCTGAAGACGATACGCTTCAACAAAATCCTGAAGGCGGTTATGCTGAGGCCCAACAGCCTGGAACTCCTCTCACGGCTCTCGCCGGAGGAGAGGAGGATATACCTCCAGCTTTCCAGAATCAGAAACGAGTGGCTGGGTGAGGAGTGATGGACAGGGAGGACATGATAGAAAGGTACGCACGCTTTCTGAGGGAGTACGTGGACGACAGCGGAAACGAGGTCTACCTGAACAAGCTCAAGGATTTGCTCACGGTTACCCCAAAGCGCTCACTGGCGATAGACTGGACGCATCTCAACTCCTTCGATCCGGAGCTTGCTGGAGAGCTCCTTGAAAACCCCGAGGAGAGCATACTCGCCGCGGAGGATGCCATTCAAATAGTTCTCCGCGAGCCGCCCCTTCTCAAGGAGGAGGAGTTCAAGGTTCACGCGAGGTTCTACAACCTTCCAAGGACTCTCCTCGTCAAGGAACTCGGGAGCGAGCACATAAACAGGCTCATTCAGGTGGAGGGTATAATCACGCGCGTGAGCGAGGTGAAGCCCTTCGTCGAGAAAGCCGTCTTCGTCTGCAAGGACTGCGGCAACGAAATGGTTCGCCTCCAGAGGCCCTACGAGAACATAGTCAAGCCGAGCAAGTGCGATGCCTGCGGTTCCAGAAACGTCGATCTCGACGTCGAGAAGAGCCGCTTCATAAACTTCCAGAGCTTCCGCCTCCAGGACAGGCCCGAGAGCCTCAAAGGCGGCCAGATGCCGCGCTTCGTTGATGCGATACTCCTCGACGACCTGGTGGATACCGCCCTGCCGGGCGATAGAATCCTCGCCACCGGAATCCTCAGGGTCATTCTGGAGCAGAAGGACAAGAGGCCGATATTCAAGAAGGTTCTGGAGGTAAACCACATAGAGCAGCTCAGTAAGGAGATTGAGGAGCTGGAGATTTCACCGGAGGACGAGCAGAAGATACGCGAGCTGGCCAAGAGGAAGGACATCGTCGATGCCATCGTTGACTCCATAGCTCCCGCCATATGGGGCCACAAGACGGTTAAGAAGGGCATAGCCCTGGCACTCTTCGGCGGTGTACAGAGAACTCTCCCGGACGGAACGAAGCTTCGCGGTGAGAGCCACGTTCTGCTCGTTGGAGATCCTGGAGTGGCCAAATCCCAAATTCTCCGCTACGTTGCCAACCTGGCGCCGAGAGCGATTTACACGAGCGGTAAGAGCTCAAGTGCAGCCGGTTTGACGGCCGCAGCGGTTCGCGACGAGTTCACCGGTTCGTGGGTTCTTGAGGCCGGTGTTCTTGTCTTAGCGGACGGTGGATTCGCGTTAATCGACGAGTTCGACAAGATGAGCGACAGGGACAGGAGCGCGATACACGAGGCACTCGAGCAGCAGACCATCAGCATCTCCAAGGCGGGCATAACCGCAACCCTGAACGCGAGGACGACGGTTATAGCGGCAGCTAATCCGAAATACGGCCGTTTCAACCGCCACAAGTCCCTCCCGGAGCAGCTCGACCTTCCACCGACCCTGCTCAGCCGTTTCGACCTCATCTTCCTGCTCCTCGACGAACCGGACGAGAAGGTCGACTCATCGATAGCCGAGCACATCCTCAAGGTGCGCCGCGGCGAGGCGGAAGCCGTTACGCCCAAGATACCCTACGAGCTGCTCAAGAAGTACATAGCCTACGCGAGAAAGAACGTCCATCCCGTTCTGAGCAGGGAGGCGATGGAGGAGATAAAGCGCTACTACGTCAGGATGAGGAAGGGCTTTAAGAGACCGGGCGAGGACGACGGCGTGCAGCCGATTCCCATAACCGCGAGGCAGCTCGAGGCCCTGATAAGGCTCAGCGAGGCCCACGCCAGGATGCGCCTCAGTGAAACCGTCACCAGGGAGGACGCGAGGGCGGCGATAGCGATAATCGAGGACATGATAAGGAAGATAGCAGTTGACGAGGAGGGGACGCTGGACGTCTCGATACTGGAAGTCGGCAAGAGCTCCAAGAAGATAAACAAGATCGACAGGATGGTTGACATCATAAAGAGCCTAGAGAGCGAGGGAGAGTTCGGAGCCCCGGAGGACAGGATACTCGAGGCGGCAAAGCAGGCCGGTCTCGGCTCGGAGAACGAGATAAAGAAGCTCATCAACGACCTCAAGCGCGACGCCAGGATATACGAGCCACGCGCGGGCTTCTACCGCGTGCTCTGATTCCCACCCTTTTCCCCACGCCAAAAGGTTATAAACGTCTCCCGGTAGTTAAGATGGAGGTGAGGAAAGTGAGCGAGAAGAAGGTTGACTTTTACGATTTCGAGGGTCTGCTCGATAAGGCTTACGAGGAGCTTCCCGAGAACGTCAAGCATCACACTTCCCGTTTCGAGGTTCCGGCCGCGGTCGTCACGATAGCTGGAAACAGAACTATAATCGAGAACTTCGTGGACATAGCCGAGGCTATGAACCGCGACCCGAACCACCTGCTCAAGTTCATTCTGCGCGAGGTGGCAACGGCTGGAACGCTTGAGGGAAGGCGCGTCGTCCTGCAGGGACGCTTCACACCGTACCTGATAGGCAACAAGATGAAGAAGTACCTCAAGGACTACGTCATCTGTCCGGTCTGTGGAAGTCCGGATACGAAGATTATCAAGCGCGGACGCTTCCACTTCCTCAAGTGTGAGGCCTGCGGTGCCGAAACGCCTATTCAGCACCTTTGAATTCCCTTTTCTTTTCAGGGTTTGACGGTCGATAAAAACTCTTTTAAACTTTACAAACTACAAGTAGGCGACACTCTCAGCAGTCAGGGGGAGTTCTCATGAGCATGGAAGAGAAGGTTAACGACCTGTATGAGAGAAAAAGGAAGATTCTTGAGATGGGCGGCGAAAAGGCCGTCGAAAAACAGCACGCTAAGGGGAAGCTAACCGCACGCGAGAGGATTGAGAAGCTCCTCGACCCCGGAAGCTTCGTTGAAATAGGCGCGTTCGTCAGGCACCGCGGAACCGAGTTCGGCATGGACAAGAAGGAACTGCCCGCGGACGGTGTCATCACCGGCTACGGTACCATCGATGGAAGGCTCGTCTTCGTTTTTGCCCAGGATTTCACCGTCATGGGCGGTTCCCTCGGTGAGATGCACGCGGCCAAGATAAAGCGCGTAATGGAGCTGGCACTCGAGGCTGGAGCGCCTGTGATAGGCCTCAACGACTCCGGCGGTGCCAGAATCCAGGAGGGTGTTGACTCGCTCAAGGGCTACGGCGAGATTTTCAAGATGAACACCATTCTCAGCGGTGTCGTTCCGCAGATAACCGCGATAATGGGGCCCTGCGCTGGCGGAGCCGTCTACAGCCCGGCGATAGGAGACTTCATCCTCATGGTGGACAACCCGGCGAGCTTCATGTTCATCACCGGCCCGCAGGTCGTCAAGGCCGTGACTGGTGTGGAGGTCACGCCGACCCAGCTCGGTGGAGCCATGGTCCACGCCCAGCGCGCCGGACAGGCCCACCTGGTCGGTAAGAGCGATGAGGAGGTTCTGGCGCTCATAAGGCGCCTCGTGAGCTACCTGCCCTCCAACAACATGGAGAAGCCGCCGCGCGTCAAGACGAGCGATTTGCCCTTCAGGAAGACCGAGAGCCTCTACTCCATAGTCCCGGACGACCCGAACAAGGGCTACGACGTGAGGGGGGTCATCTACGAGATAGTTGACAGGGACGAGAACGGCAACCCGGACTTCCTTGAAATCCTTCCCTACTTCGCCCCGAACGCGGTCGTTGGATTCGGAAGGATGAACGGCCAGACCGTCGGTATAGTCGCCAACAACCCGATACACTTCGCCGGCGTTCTCGACATAGACAGCTCCGACAAGATTGCCAGGTTTGTTAGAACCTGCGACGCCTTCAACATCCCGATAGTCACCCTCGTTGACGTTCCGGGCTACCTCCCGGGAACCCAGCAGGAGTACGGTGGAATCATAAGGCACGGTGCAAAGGTCCTCTACGCCTACTCCGAGGCAACCGTTCCGCTGGTCACGATAATCCTCAGGAAGGCCTACGGCGGTGCCTACCTCGCCATGGGAAGCAAGCACCTTGGAGCTGACTTCGTCTTCGCCTGGCCCACCGCAGAGATAGCGGTCATGGGCCCGGAGGGAGCCGCCAACATCATCTTCAGAAAGGAGATAGCTCAAGCCGAGAACCCGGAGGAGGTTCGCCAGCAGAAGATACAGGAGTACAGGGAGCGCTTCGCCAACCCGTACGTTGCAGCGGCGAGGGGCTACATAGACGACGTCATCGACCCGGCCGAGACGAGGGCAAAGATAGTCTTAGCCCTCGAGGCCATGGAGAGCAAGCGCGTTAAGCTGCCGCCGAAGAAGCACGGCAACATACCGCTGTGAGGTGTTAGCATGGTCGTGATGAGCGAGTTCATGGAGGGCCTGAACCTGACGGTGCTGGGTGTCACAATAGTCTTCATGGTGCTCAGCATCCTGGCGGTCGTTCTCTACGCGGTTGGCTGGACCGAGAGAAGGCTGGTGGAGCGGGAAAAGCCAGCCCCCGCTCCGGTTCCACCCTCAGAGGTCGAGGCCAAGGAGGAAAAGCCGGCCATACCCCCGAGGGACCTCGCGGTCATAACGGCCGCGGTTCTCGCGTACACCGCCGAGAAGGCTTCACAGCTCAGGCCGCTGCCGTTCAAGAGGAAAGTTTCAGACGCCTGGCGCCTCTACGGCGTCCAGTCGAGCATGGAGGAAGTTGAGGACTTCAACTACGAACTTGGGAAGTGGTGAAGATGGCGAAGGTCAAGGTCATCGTGGATGGTGTTGAGTACGAGGTTGAGGTTGAGGAGCTTGGAATGGGCCGCTTTAAGGTTGCCTTTGAGGACAAGGAGTACACCGTTGAGGCGAAGGGTCTGGGAATAGATATGAGCGCCCTGAGCGCCAGTGCTGCCCCTGCAGCTGCTGTTCCTTCGCCTGCGCCCGTTGCTGCTCCGGCTCCAGCCCCGGTTGCTCCGGCGGCGCCAACTCCCGCCCCGGCCGGGGAGGGTGCAGTCACCGCCCCAATGCCGGGAAAGATTCTGAGAATCCTCGTCAAAGAAGGCGATGAAGTCAAAACCGGCCAAGGACTCCTAATCCTCGAAGCAATGAAAATGGAGAATGAGATTCCAGCACCAAAGGATGGAGTAGTGAAGAAAATCCTCGTAAAAGAAGGCGACACCGTCGACACCGGACAAACACTAATAGAACTAGGGTGAAGGGCCATGGTTGGACTCGTGGAATCGATAATAACGTTCTTCCAGGGCATGGGACTGATGAACCTCACGGCGGGCAACGTGATAATGATAATAGTCGGCCTCACGCTGGTGTACCTGGCCATAAGATACGAGATGGAGCCGCTCCTGCTGCTCCCGATAGGTATCAGCGCGGTGCTGGTGAACATACCCCTCGGCCACCTGGCCAACTGGCCCATAGCCCCGAACCTTCCGGAGCATATAGCGGACAACATATTCGCAACTCTCAGCTACCTCAACCAGCAGTACGGCCCGCCCGGAATCTTTGATATCATCTATTACACCCTTATAAGGACGGAAATCGTCCCGCTCCTGATATTCTTCGGTCTGGGAGCGATGACGGACTTCGGTCCGATGATAGCCGACCCGAAGACGGCACTCATGGGTGCGGCGGCGCAGATAGGTGTGTTCATAGCGATGCTCACCGCCCTGGCGCTCGGCTTCAACCTCCACCAGGCGGCAAGCATAGGCATCATAGGCGGCGCCGACGGGCCGACGACGATATACCTTACCACGAAGCTTGCACCGGAGATACTCGGAGCTACGGCGGTAGCTGCCTACAGCTACATGAGTCTGGTCCCGCTGATTCAGCCACCGATCATAAGGGCCCTCACGAGCAAGGAGGAGAGGCGCATAAGGATGGAGCAGCTCAGGCCCGTGTCCAAGAGGGAGAAGATAATCTTCCCGATAATCAGCATGATCGTCATCGGCCTTCTCGTTCCCAGTGCCGCTCCGCTCGTTGGAATGCTCATGATAGGCAACCTGTTCAGGGAGAGCGGCGTCGTCGAGAGGCTCAGCAAAGCTGCCCAGGAGGAGCTGATGAACATCGTCACCATATTCCTCGGCCTGGGCGTCGGTTCGACTATGAGGGCCGACAGCTTCCTCACAGCCCAGACACTGATGATCCTTGGCCTCGGAGTGGTCGCCTTCGCCAGCGCCACCGCCGGCGGCGTGCTCTTCGGAAAGCTCATGATGAAGCTCTCCGGAGGAAGAATAAACCCGATGATAGGCGCCGCGGGAGTTTCGGCGGTCCCGATGTCGGCGCGCGTCGTTCAGAGGATGGCCAGCGAAGAGGACCCAGGAAACTTCATCCTCATGCACGCGATGGGTCCGAACGTTGCCGGAGTCATAGGGACTGCTGTGGCCGCTGGAGTTTTCCTGGCGGTTCTCGGGTGACTTCCCACCTTTTTGTCAATTTTTGAATGAAAAGCTTAAAATAGGAGAAGAGCGCTTTAGGTTAAAGCGGTGGTGAAGGAAATGCGTGTGAAGACTTTAATGACTCCAGACCCAGTGGTGATAGAGCTTCCGGCAACGAGGGAGTACGCCCTCAGCCTCTTCAGGAAGCACAAAGTAAGGTCATTCCCCGTCATCAACAAGAACACGAAGGCCCTCGTCGGAATAATAAGCATAAAGCGTGTTCTGCTCCACCCCGATGAGGAGCAGCTCGCGATGCTCGTTAAGAGGGACGTTCCCACCGTCAAACCAAACGATGACCTGAAGAAGGCCGTTAGGGCCATGCTCGAGATGGATTACAGGCGCGTGGTTGTGGTTGACGATGAGAACAAGGTTCTGGGAATTCTCACGGTTGGGGATATCGTGAGGCGCTACCTGGCGAAGAACGAGAAGCTGAAGAACGTTAGCATCGAGAGGTACTACCAGAAAAACGTCGGCGTCGTCTGGCACGGGACGCCTCTCAAAGCCGCCCTCAAGGCGCTCCTCCTATGCAACGCGATGGCAATCCCAGTCATCGACGACGAGGGCAACCTCGTGGGCATGGTTGACGAGACAGACCTCCTGAAGGACAGCGAGGTCATAAGGGTCATGAAGCAGACGGCACTGGCCGCCTCCAGCGAGGAGGACTGGATACTCGAAAGCAACCCGACGCTCCTCTTCGAGAAGGCCGAGCTCCAGCTCCCCAAGAAGCCCGTCTCAGAGATAATGAACCGCGAGCTCGTCGTTGCAACGCCCCACATGAGCATCTACGACGTCGCCCAGAAGATGGTTCAGTACCACATCGAGCAGCTGCCCGTCATCAAGGGAGAGGGAGAGCTCGTCGGCATCGTCAGGGACATGGACATCATAAAGGTCATCCTCAACAAATGAGCCCGCAAGGGCTTAAGGTATTCCCCTTTTCTTACGGGTGATGTTCGTGAGGGAGGTAAGGCTGTCTCTCTTCGGTTTTGGAAACGTCGGCAGGGCCCTCGCGCGGGTTCTGGTTGGGAAGGGTTCCATCTTCCGCGAGAGGTACGGTCTGGAGTTCAAGGTCGTGAGCATAGCTGACACCAGCGCCGTCGTCTGGCTTCCCGAGGGGATAGACCTCAGGGAGGCGCTCATGGTAAAGGAGAACTTTGGAATGCTTTCCTCATGGACGAACGAGTACGAGGTTTACAGTTTCACACCCGAGGAAGCGGTCAGGGAAATCGACGCGGATGTCGTTATAGATGTCACCAACGACAAAAACGCCCACACCTGGCACCTGGCGGCGCTGAGGGACGGGAAAGCCGTCGCCACGAGCAACAAACCGCCCCTGGCGTTCCACTACGCCGAGCTGATGAGGGAGGCGGAAAGGAGGGACCTCCCATACCTCTTCGAGGCCACCGTGATGGCGGGAACACCGATAATAACCCTCCTCCGCGAGGGGCTGAAGGGCGACACGGTGGAGATGATCGAGGCGGTTCTAAACGCCACCACGACCTTCATCCTGAGCCGGATGGAGTCCGGGCTGGATTTTGAGGGGGCACTCAAGGAAGCCCAGGCTCTCGGGATAGCCGAGCGCGACCCTAGCGGGGATGTACTGGGTATAGACGCCGGATACAAGGCAACGATACTCCACTGCCTGGCCTTCCACCCAGTGACATTCAACGACGCTCATGTTAAGGGCATAGTGGAGGTAACCCCAGAGGACGTGAAGAGGGCCAGGGAGCGCGGAAGGACCCTGAGGCTGGTAGCGATGGTGGAGGATGGAAATGTCAGGGTGGAGCCCAGGGAGGTGCCCCTCGACGGTCCCCTCGCCGTTGAAAGCCACGAGAACGCCGCGGTTATAAAGACAGACCTGCTCGGTGAGCTGGTCATCAAAGGGGCAGGGGCGGGGCTGAAGGAGACGGCGAGCGGCGTGGTGAGCGACATCATAAAGGCGGCACTGAAGGTTTAGGGGAGCTTCCCTACCTCTCTCCCTCTGAGGATCACTGCCACCCCGTCGATTCTCCTATCCAGTGCCAGCTCACCAACCTTGACGTAATCAGAGACTTTCCCACTCCACAGGGGCGAACCATCCTTCAGAACCCTCACCTCATAGACGGAGCCCTTCTTTTTAGCAGAGAGCCTGTATTCACCGTTATCTAATATAACGAGGTATCTCTCCACCGAAAGGGAGAGTAGTCCAAAGCCCAACGTTAACAAGAAGGTTCCAAGAAAGTCTATTCTCATTAAATACGCCACGATTGAGGAGCAGAACAGAACGACAAGAAGGAATGCGTAGCCCTTCCGAATGCCAGTCAGTCTCCTGACCTCCACTAACTCCACCAAGGAGTAAATCCTGCTCAAACCTTTTAAGCTTTCCTCCCAAGAACCTGTGGTGAAACCATGGAGCACGTGATAGCGCTCCACCAGGTCTACGCGGAGCTGATATTCCGCGGACTGAAAACGGTAGAGCTTAGAAAGGCCAGGGCGTTCAGCGAGGGAGACACCGTTTTCCTCTACGTGGCGAGGGGGAACCCCTACGAGCTGAGGGACACGCTGAGAAGGCTCGGCCTCCACGAGGAGCAGACGCTGACGCAGAGGGGAACGATAGCCGGCGGCTTCGAGGTGGGTGAGGTAATAAAGGCCGACCCCGATACGCTCTGGGAGATGACAAAGGAAACCAGCGGTTTGGCCCTGGTTCACGGGGAGAACGGGAAGCGCTGGCTGGGCGAGTATATCAGGGAGTACGGTTACGCATTCACGATAGAGAGGCCGTTCCTCTTCAAGGAGCCCATGAGCAGGGAGGAGATGAGGGAGCGCTACGGAGTTCACGTCGAGGGCATAATCCATCTCTCGAGAAAAACTAGAAAGCCCTGGGTGAGGGCTCTAATAGAGGACCTCCTGGCGCGGGAGGCCGTGTATCTCTAATCATCTTTTTCCTCGCCTTCTTCCGGCTCAACGATTACGTAGGGGCCGAGACTGAGGCTCTCGATTTCCTCCTGCGTCAAAAGCCGGCTCTTCACTTTCTCGCCGATGAGGGCGCTGTTGCCGAGGGGGTCCATAATCCTCACGGTGAGCGGTTTTTTGCCCTCCTTGACCTCCTCGATGTACTGGAGTATTTCGTCGGCCTTTTTGGCGGCCTCCTCGTCGCCCTCGCCCTGCCGGAAGTGCTTGGCCATTACCAGCGTTTCTCTAACGCGTTCAAGGATTCCCTCGACGTTGGTGACGAAGCCCTCCGCAGCTGGCCCAGGCTCTATCTTGACGCCGATTTCCTCCAGCTCTATCGTTCCACTCTTACTCCTCACGACGCGGGTGAAGAGGTCCTTTTCCTCCTCAACCTTTACGCTGTAGAGCTTCGGAGGCCTGTCCTCCAGTATCATGACGTCGGCGTTTCTGTAGCCGCACTTCTCGCAGATTATCGTGCTCTCCATGACCTTCCCGAAGTAAGGAATGTCGTGAACGTACTGAAGGGCCTTGAGCGTGCCCTTACCGCCGCATATTGGACAGTCTCCCAGCCGGATTTCCTGAATCTCTCCTTCCCTCTCGGTCATCTCTCACCACCGAAGAATAGACTCAATTAACCCTTTATAAAATCGTAGGATAGAAAAAGAAAGCCGTCACTTGGTT
The Thermococcus radiotolerans genome window above contains:
- a CDS encoding homoserine dehydrogenase; the protein is MREVRLSLFGFGNVGRALARVLVGKGSIFRERYGLEFKVVSIADTSAVVWLPEGIDLREALMVKENFGMLSSWTNEYEVYSFTPEEAVREIDADVVIDVTNDKNAHTWHLAALRDGKAVATSNKPPLAFHYAELMREAERRDLPYLFEATVMAGTPIITLLREGLKGDTVEMIEAVLNATTTFILSRMESGLDFEGALKEAQALGIAERDPSGDVLGIDAGYKATILHCLAFHPVTFNDAHVKGIVEVTPEDVKRARERGRTLRLVAMVEDGNVRVEPREVPLDGPLAVESHENAAVIKTDLLGELVIKGAGAGLKETASGVVSDIIKAALKV
- a CDS encoding ASCH domain-containing protein — protein: MEHVIALHQVYAELIFRGLKTVELRKARAFSEGDTVFLYVARGNPYELRDTLRRLGLHEEQTLTQRGTIAGGFEVGEVIKADPDTLWEMTKETSGLALVHGENGKRWLGEYIREYGYAFTIERPFLFKEPMSREEMRERYGVHVEGIIHLSRKTRKPWVRALIEDLLAREAVYL
- a CDS encoding ZPR1 zinc finger domain-containing protein codes for the protein MTEREGEIQEIRLGDCPICGGKGTLKALQYVHDIPYFGKVMESTIICEKCGYRNADVMILEDRPPKLYSVKVEEEKDLFTRVVRSKSGTIELEEIGVKIEPGPAAEGFVTNVEGILERVRETLVMAKHFRQGEGDEEAAKKADEILQYIEEVKEGKKPLTVRIMDPLGNSALIGEKVKSRLLTQEEIESLSLGPYVIVEPEEGEEKDD